The following are encoded in a window of bacterium SCSIO 12643 genomic DNA:
- a CDS encoding EamA family transporter has protein sequence MKSNNVLPHLAVLGANVIYGITFTVAKDVMPEYLTPNAFILVRVTGAFLLFWMLSYALRIKDKVANRDWLRLAVAGIFGVAANQLLFFQGLALTTPINAAIIMTVNPVMVLLIAAVILRNKITPTKALGITLGLSGAVLLNTYIGGEWVVPSFSNETAFGDFLVFLNATSYAIYLVIIKPVMQKYNPVTVIKWVFTFGFIYVLPFGLMQLSQVDWNTIPGFVLGEITFVVVATTFLAYLFNIYGLKKLSPSVVSIYIYLQPFLATLVALLWGRDELNWIKIVSTAFIFAGVYLVSKRTK, from the coding sequence ATGAAAAGCAATAACGTCTTGCCACATTTGGCCGTATTGGGAGCCAATGTGATATATGGTATTACATTTACTGTGGCTAAAGATGTAATGCCGGAGTATTTAACCCCAAATGCATTCATATTGGTTCGCGTTACAGGTGCCTTTTTATTATTCTGGATGTTGTCATATGCGTTGCGAATCAAGGATAAAGTTGCGAATCGTGATTGGTTAAGATTAGCAGTAGCGGGAATATTTGGTGTCGCGGCCAATCAATTGCTATTTTTCCAAGGTCTGGCCTTAACGACACCAATTAACGCGGCAATTATTATGACCGTAAATCCGGTTATGGTGCTACTCATAGCTGCAGTTATTCTTCGGAATAAAATCACGCCTACCAAAGCATTAGGAATCACTCTGGGCCTAAGTGGAGCAGTCTTGCTTAATACATATATTGGAGGTGAATGGGTAGTGCCATCATTTTCAAATGAAACCGCTTTTGGTGATTTTCTGGTATTTCTAAATGCGACATCTTATGCTATTTATTTAGTGATTATCAAGCCGGTTATGCAAAAATATAACCCGGTTACAGTCATAAAGTGGGTGTTTACGTTTGGATTTATATATGTATTGCCATTTGGGTTGATGCAGTTGAGTCAGGTGGATTGGAATACCATCCCAGGATTTGTTTTAGGTGAAATTACATTTGTTGTAGTAGCTACTACATTCCTGGCTTATTTGTTCAATATTTATGGCTTGAAAAAGTTAAGTCCATCGGTAGTGAGTATATATATATATTTACAACCGTTTTTGGCAACATTGGTGGCTTTATTGTGGGGGCGTGATGAACTGAATTGGATCAAAATAGTTTCTACGGCATTTATTTTTGCAGGAGTCTATTTGGTGAGTAAGAGAACAAAATAA
- the gatC gene encoding Asp-tRNA(Asn)/Glu-tRNA(Gln) amidotransferase subunit GatC: protein MKIDDNIVDKVAGLAKLEFVGEEKEAIKKDMERILTFMDLLNEVDTEGVEPLKYVTEGTQKLRTDQSSITISKTEALENAPSKDSDYFKVPKVLNK, encoded by the coding sequence ATGAAAATTGATGATAATATAGTGGATAAAGTTGCTGGACTGGCAAAATTAGAATTCGTAGGTGAAGAGAAAGAAGCTATAAAAAAAGATATGGAGCGTATTTTAACTTTTATGGATTTACTTAATGAAGTAGATACAGAAGGTGTTGAGCCATTAAAATATGTTACTGAGGGTACGCAAAAATTAAGAACGGATCAATCATCAATTACGATCTCTAAAACCGAGGCATTAGAAAATGCACCGTCAAAAGATTCAGACTACTTCAAAGTTCCTAAAGTATTGAATAAATAA
- a CDS encoding nicotinate-nucleotide adenylyltransferase: protein MGNNNIGLFFGTFNPIHVGHLILANYMAQLDHIDQVWLVVTPKNPFKEKDTLLDDIHRLALVREAVDQNPLLQASNIEFDLPQPNYTVNTLAVLSEKYPEKNFSLIMGEDNLRSFHKWKNYQVILDHYQVLVYPRVYTQNEMTDRPQVIEEFLNHPKIELIDAPLMKISSSTIRNMIADGKDVRYMLSPEVHQYVDEMNFYKK, encoded by the coding sequence ATGGGAAATAATAACATAGGACTGTTTTTTGGAACATTTAATCCCATTCATGTCGGGCATTTGATTTTGGCCAATTATATGGCGCAATTAGATCATATTGATCAGGTTTGGTTGGTTGTTACACCTAAGAACCCGTTTAAGGAAAAAGATACGCTTTTAGATGATATTCACAGATTGGCTCTGGTGCGTGAAGCAGTAGATCAAAACCCGTTGTTGCAGGCAAGCAATATTGAGTTTGATTTACCACAACCTAACTATACGGTGAATACATTGGCAGTATTAAGCGAAAAATATCCGGAAAAGAACTTTTCTCTTATAATGGGAGAAGATAACTTAAGGAGTTTCCATAAATGGAAAAACTATCAGGTCATTTTAGATCATTATCAGGTGTTGGTATACCCAAGAGTGTATACACAAAACGAAATGACCGATCGACCTCAGGTGATTGAAGAGTTTCTAAATCATCCAAAGATTGAGTTGATTGATGCCCCATTAATGAAAATTTCTTCCAGTACTATTCGAAACATGATTGCAGACGGGAAAGATGTAAGATATATGCTGAGTCCGGAAGTACATCAATATGTGGATGAAATGAATTTTTATAAGAAATGA
- a CDS encoding MmcQ/YjbR family DNA-binding protein: MHIEEFRTYCLSKPGTSEDLPFDETTLVFKVCDKIFAITGIDTFEGINLKCDPERAIELREQYDGVQPGYHMNKKHWNTVSTDGSVNDQLIIELIDHSYDMVVKGLSKKLRESLKEL; this comes from the coding sequence ATGCATATCGAAGAATTTAGAACATACTGTTTATCAAAGCCCGGAACCAGTGAAGATTTACCATTTGATGAAACCACATTGGTATTTAAAGTATGTGATAAAATATTTGCTATAACAGGCATAGATACATTTGAAGGAATAAATTTAAAATGTGATCCGGAGAGAGCCATTGAATTGCGTGAACAATATGATGGAGTTCAACCTGGGTATCACATGAATAAAAAACATTGGAATACTGTATCTACGGATGGTTCCGTTAACGATCAATTAATTATAGAACTGATCGATCATTCATATGATATGGTGGTAAAAGGATTAAGTAAGAAATTAAGAGAATCTTTAAAAGAGCTCTAG
- a CDS encoding 1-acyl-sn-glycerol-3-phosphate acyltransferase, with amino-acid sequence MKRFFWLSYKVYVLSVFFVTLIPFYPIFIFYLSKESRWERCYPWQVRWGNVVRFFSGIRLDVEGLRNLPPPPYVIVSNHASYIDTFLMYGIIPHFFVFMGMAELRKFPMFGRFFKSGQNIAVNRSSVVESIKAFHLANERIESGYSVAIFPEGGIKPQVPKLAPFKNGAFKLAINQQVPIVPIVMFDTHILLESNDVLRTVGKPGRAPVKVLTPVSTVDLKQEDLIPLREQIHNLISNELEDYYEGIKEGV; translated from the coding sequence TTGAAGAGATTTTTTTGGTTGTCATATAAGGTCTATGTGCTTTCAGTGTTTTTCGTCACTTTAATTCCCTTTTATCCCATATTCATTTTCTATTTATCAAAAGAAAGTCGCTGGGAAAGATGTTATCCCTGGCAGGTGAGATGGGGAAATGTCGTAAGGTTTTTTTCAGGTATAAGATTAGATGTGGAGGGGCTCCGAAACTTACCGCCTCCACCATATGTGATTGTTTCTAATCATGCATCATATATTGACACGTTTTTGATGTACGGGATCATCCCACATTTCTTTGTATTTATGGGAATGGCTGAGTTACGGAAGTTTCCTATGTTTGGACGCTTTTTTAAATCCGGACAAAATATAGCAGTAAATAGATCAAGTGTGGTAGAGTCTATAAAAGCTTTTCATTTGGCGAATGAACGTATTGAATCTGGTTATTCTGTAGCAATCTTTCCTGAGGGCGGAATCAAGCCACAGGTGCCCAAATTAGCCCCGTTTAAAAATGGGGCATTTAAGTTAGCGATTAATCAACAAGTTCCTATTGTGCCGATCGTCATGTTTGATACGCATATTTTGCTCGAATCCAATGATGTTTTGCGAACTGTGGGTAAACCTGGAAGAGCTCCTGTAAAAGTTTTAACACCTGTGTCAACTGTTGATTTGAAACAAGAAGATTTAATACCTTTGCGCGAGCAAATTCATAATTTAATTTCAAATGAATTGGAAGATTATTATGAAGGGATAAAAGAAGGCGTATGA
- a CDS encoding YicC family protein, giving the protein MLKSMTGFGKAMGTREDVTYNVEIRSLNSKQTDIYVRVPALFKSKELELRTKLAKQLSRGKIEMSLNVNGNGAETIQNVNREMALHYHKELSALASEIGESTEGLLQSIIKMPEVLVNKAPELNEHEWNFINGLIDEAISTHSEFRSDEGATIAEDFKNRIDAITRLLGEIDNYEEARIESVRNRLNKGVEELLNQDNLDKNRHEQEIIYYIEKLDINEEKVRLTAHLKYFVETMNVGGVTGKKLGFIAQEMGREINTLGSKAYHQDIQKIVVQMKDELEKIKEQVLNVL; this is encoded by the coding sequence ATGCTGAAATCAATGACAGGATTCGGGAAAGCCATGGGAACCCGAGAAGATGTGACTTATAACGTAGAAATTAGATCCTTAAATAGTAAGCAAACGGATATTTATGTGCGTGTTCCAGCGCTTTTTAAATCTAAAGAGTTAGAATTAAGGACGAAATTGGCGAAGCAATTGTCACGTGGTAAGATTGAAATGTCATTGAACGTAAACGGTAATGGAGCTGAGACCATTCAAAATGTGAATCGGGAAATGGCTTTACATTATCATAAAGAATTAAGTGCTTTGGCCAGTGAAATAGGTGAAAGTACTGAAGGGCTTTTACAATCGATTATTAAGATGCCGGAAGTATTAGTGAATAAAGCTCCAGAATTGAATGAACATGAATGGAACTTTATTAATGGGTTGATTGATGAAGCTATTTCTACCCATTCAGAATTCAGATCTGATGAGGGAGCTACGATTGCAGAAGACTTTAAAAATCGTATTGATGCCATTACCAGACTTTTGGGTGAAATCGATAATTATGAGGAAGCACGAATTGAGTCTGTTCGAAATAGATTAAACAAGGGAGTAGAAGAACTTTTAAACCAGGATAATCTGGATAAAAACCGTCACGAACAAGAGATCATTTATTATATCGAAAAATTGGATATTAATGAAGAGAAAGTACGTTTAACTGCACATCTAAAATATTTTGTGGAGACCATGAATGTGGGAGGGGTGACTGGAAAGAAACTAGGGTTTATAGCCCAGGAAATGGGAAGAGAGATCAATACTTTAGGGTCTAAAGCGTACCATCAGGATATTCAAAAAATTGTGGTGCAGATGAAAGACGAATTGGAGAAGATTAAAGAACAAGTATTAAACGTATTGTAA
- a CDS encoding cyclase family protein, with protein sequence MQISLTHNNVNYLVDLNQYHDISIPMNGDKSGLKAWYLDAPEIVPVVDGSFVGEVAQGSSVNFRNIGFNPHAHVTHTECMGHISKEIYSVNAHLKEHYFVTELISVNPEIEGEDRIIKKLQLQEKLGDKKPKAVIIRTLPNNESKLTMNYSHTNPAYLDEAATLWLRDIGVEHLLIDMPSVDREVDAGELKSHKAFWNYPNTDRLHCTITEFVFIPNEIQDGMYLMNLQVAPFENDASPSRPILHKMTAKK encoded by the coding sequence GTGCAAATTTCTCTTACACATAACAATGTAAATTATCTGGTAGATTTAAACCAATACCACGATATTTCTATTCCAATGAATGGAGATAAAAGCGGATTAAAAGCGTGGTATCTGGATGCACCAGAGATCGTTCCCGTAGTAGACGGAAGTTTTGTTGGAGAAGTTGCCCAGGGAAGTTCAGTAAATTTTAGAAATATCGGTTTTAATCCGCATGCGCATGTAACACATACAGAGTGTATGGGGCATATCAGTAAGGAAATATACTCTGTGAATGCCCATTTAAAAGAACATTATTTTGTTACTGAACTTATAAGTGTCAACCCGGAGATTGAAGGGGAAGATCGAATTATTAAAAAATTACAGCTACAAGAAAAATTAGGAGATAAAAAACCTAAAGCTGTTATCATTCGTACATTACCCAATAATGAATCTAAATTAACCATGAATTACTCGCATACAAATCCGGCTTATTTGGATGAAGCAGCTACGTTATGGTTGAGAGATATTGGTGTTGAGCATTTATTGATTGATATGCCATCTGTGGATAGAGAAGTAGATGCTGGAGAGTTAAAGTCACACAAAGCATTTTGGAATTATCCGAATACGGATCGATTGCATTGTACAATAACGGAATTCGTTTTTATTCCCAATGAGATACAGGATGGGATGTATTTAATGAATTTGCAGGTTGCTCCGTTTGAGAATGATGCCTCACCATCTAGACCCATTTTACATAAGATGACAGCAAAAAAATAA
- a CDS encoding DUF502 domain-containing protein encodes MRKLVSYFLQGLLLVVPVALTMFIVYKMFVVVDELLPYHPFPGSGVIILLVVITFIGVLGNTLIARQLNEWFHAVLKRLPLLRTIYTAIKDLLSAFVGEKRKFNHPVLVKLSKESNIQKLGFITQENLTTLNMGEEKVAVYLPHSYAFSGNLFIVDRENITPIDASSAEVMKFIVSGGVAIPGGK; translated from the coding sequence ATGCGTAAACTGGTTTCATATTTTCTTCAGGGATTGTTGCTGGTTGTTCCTGTGGCGTTGACCATGTTCATTGTTTACAAAATGTTTGTGGTCGTGGATGAGTTGTTGCCATATCATCCATTTCCGGGTTCCGGGGTTATTATTTTACTGGTGGTGATTACGTTTATTGGTGTATTGGGAAATACGCTGATCGCGCGTCAATTAAATGAGTGGTTTCACGCGGTATTAAAGAGACTGCCTTTACTCCGTACGATTTACACTGCGATAAAAGATTTGTTATCGGCTTTCGTAGGGGAGAAAAGAAAGTTCAATCATCCGGTCTTAGTTAAATTGAGTAAAGAGTCCAATATCCAAAAGTTGGGATTTATCACACAGGAGAATTTGACAACACTTAACATGGGGGAAGAGAAAGTAGCCGTATATTTACCCCATTCCTACGCTTTTAGTGGGAACTTATTTATTGTAGATAGAGAAAATATAACACCTATAGATGCTTCGTCTGCTGAAGTGATGAAGTTTATCGTTTCGGGTGGAGTTGCTATCCCAGGAGGAAAATAG
- the hemW gene encoding radical SAM family heme chaperone HemW — translation MAGIYIHIPFCKQACHYCDFHFSTNFRNVDSLVEAILGEMKLRKDYLNGENIHTIYLGGGTPSSIPVDYVGELISESRSLFHVVPDAEITLEANPDDLTDENLKAWKGFGVNRLSVGVQSFYEAHLKFMNRAHTSNQAVDGLKRAKAYGFDNITMDLIYGIPDMTMEQWTHNVDQFLELDLPHLSAYGLTIEPQTQFGYLERVQNLKVEKDQTYNAQLDLLILKLDQAGFDHYEISNFGKKGYHSKHNTSYWFGVKYLGLGPAAHSFDGEVRQWNVNSNMKYTQGIRQGTLMGEREILSQTDRYNEYILTRLRTQWGIDGEEMREKFGTSNFELFESHIEKYLNSGHVNQNGQTYFLSQKGKYMADKISSDLFLIV, via the coding sequence ATGGCTGGAATATATATTCATATCCCATTTTGCAAGCAAGCTTGCCACTATTGTGATTTTCATTTTTCGACAAACTTCAGAAATGTGGATAGTCTGGTTGAAGCCATTCTGGGAGAAATGAAATTGAGGAAAGATTACCTGAATGGAGAAAACATTCACACCATATATTTGGGAGGAGGAACCCCATCTTCTATACCTGTTGACTATGTTGGGGAATTGATATCAGAATCCAGAAGTTTATTTCATGTGGTGCCAGACGCTGAGATTACATTAGAAGCTAATCCGGATGATTTAACCGATGAGAATCTTAAAGCCTGGAAAGGTTTTGGTGTAAATAGATTGAGTGTGGGTGTACAATCTTTTTATGAGGCGCATCTCAAATTTATGAATCGTGCACATACCAGCAATCAAGCAGTAGATGGATTAAAACGCGCAAAAGCTTACGGGTTTGATAATATTACCATGGATTTGATATATGGAATCCCGGATATGACTATGGAGCAGTGGACCCATAATGTAGATCAATTTTTAGAATTGGATCTCCCGCATCTATCGGCTTATGGGTTGACGATTGAACCACAAACCCAATTTGGATACCTGGAAAGAGTACAGAACCTTAAAGTCGAGAAAGATCAAACGTACAATGCTCAATTGGATTTACTCATCCTAAAATTAGATCAAGCAGGTTTTGATCATTATGAGATATCTAATTTCGGAAAGAAGGGATATCATTCCAAACACAATACCTCATATTGGTTTGGGGTAAAGTATTTAGGATTGGGTCCGGCAGCTCATTCGTTTGATGGTGAGGTTCGTCAATGGAATGTAAATTCTAATATGAAATATACTCAGGGAATTCGTCAGGGAACATTAATGGGTGAAAGAGAAATTTTGAGTCAGACGGATAGGTATAATGAATATATCTTAACCCGACTAAGAACGCAATGGGGAATTGATGGGGAAGAAATGAGAGAAAAGTTCGGTACTTCAAATTTTGAGTTATTTGAAAGTCATATCGAAAAATATTTAAACTCCGGACATGTAAATCAGAATGGTCAAACCTATTTTTTATCCCAAAAAGGGAAGTATATGGCCGATAAAATCTCTTCTGATTTGTTCTTGATTGTATAA
- a CDS encoding HAMP domain-containing histidine kinase, with product MGALVNNSNFYSRKAIWKRALVMAALLIIGVSFFYSSRLVRQLSQEERKKIRLWAEAIQGKADRLVKAQNLFKELAGEEEKKIKLWAQATETLSSATGSNAIGNLAIEIIEGNNTIPIILTNQQGEITSSRNLEGLIDTTILQGEERSWGYSQNQIYLDSVLQVMKAQGNRIDINYFDDEYIYMYYKDSRILEELRRTFNEIQSSFVDEIISMAASTPVIYLQGDSVVASNKISTEILTDPSKLERALRNLSSDNEPIVVDLEFQEINYIYYGDSDLLKKLKYYSIVQIGVVILFVLTGYWLFSIFRRSEQNNVWVGMSKETAHQLGTPLSSLMGWMDVLRMKHVDDSIITEMEKDVERLNMITDRFSKIGAKPNLENQNVYTSLEKFVKYFSTRAPRKVEIELKGMNNEHVESPLNEPLFHWVIENLCKNGIDAMKGKGKITIEVLSEADKTVVEVTDTGKGIPYNKREEVFQPGVTSKERGWGLGLSLSKRIIKQYHNGKIWVKWSEQDKGTTFRIELKQ from the coding sequence ATGGGTGCATTAGTTAACAACAGTAATTTTTATTCACGTAAGGCCATTTGGAAAAGGGCTTTGGTGATGGCTGCCCTATTGATTATTGGCGTTTCATTTTTTTATTCCAGCAGATTAGTACGTCAGTTGTCTCAGGAAGAACGTAAAAAAATCAGGTTGTGGGCAGAGGCGATTCAAGGTAAAGCGGATCGATTGGTAAAAGCTCAGAATCTGTTTAAAGAACTGGCCGGGGAAGAAGAAAAAAAGATTAAACTGTGGGCGCAAGCTACGGAAACTTTATCCTCTGCAACCGGATCAAATGCCATTGGTAATTTGGCGATTGAGATTATTGAAGGTAATAATACGATTCCCATTATATTAACCAATCAACAGGGTGAAATAACCAGTTCGCGAAACCTGGAAGGCTTAATAGATACGACCATTCTTCAGGGTGAAGAGCGAAGCTGGGGGTATAGTCAAAATCAAATTTATTTGGATTCGGTGCTTCAGGTTATGAAGGCTCAGGGAAATCGAATAGATATCAATTATTTTGATGACGAGTACATTTACATGTACTATAAAGACTCCAGAATTTTAGAAGAACTCAGAAGAACATTTAACGAAATTCAAAGCAGTTTCGTGGATGAGATTATATCAATGGCGGCTTCTACACCTGTAATTTATTTGCAGGGAGATTCTGTAGTGGCTTCCAATAAAATTTCAACTGAAATCTTAACAGATCCGTCAAAGTTAGAAAGAGCTTTGAGAAATTTAAGTTCAGACAATGAGCCTATTGTGGTTGATTTGGAGTTTCAGGAAATCAACTACATCTATTATGGAGATTCGGATTTATTGAAAAAACTGAAGTATTATTCAATTGTTCAGATTGGTGTGGTCATTTTGTTTGTGCTTACTGGATACTGGTTGTTTAGTATTTTTAGAAGATCAGAGCAGAACAATGTTTGGGTAGGGATGTCTAAAGAAACTGCGCATCAATTGGGAACGCCTTTGTCTTCATTAATGGGATGGATGGATGTCTTGCGAATGAAGCACGTGGATGACAGCATTATCACTGAAATGGAGAAGGATGTGGAGCGTTTGAATATGATCACAGATCGATTCTCAAAGATTGGGGCGAAGCCGAATCTGGAGAATCAAAATGTGTATACGTCTCTAGAGAAATTCGTTAAATATTTTAGTACCCGTGCACCAAGGAAAGTGGAGATTGAGTTGAAAGGAATGAATAACGAGCATGTAGAATCTCCATTAAATGAACCTTTGTTTCATTGGGTTATTGAGAATCTGTGTAAAAACGGAATCGATGCGATGAAAGGAAAAGGTAAAATTACTATTGAGGTTTTAAGTGAAGCTGATAAAACTGTGGTGGAGGTGACTGATACCGGTAAGGGTATTCCATACAATAAGAGAGAAGAGGTTTTTCAGCCTGGTGTCACCTCTAAAGAACGTGGATGGGGACTTGGCCTTTCGTTATCCAAACGAATCATTAAACAATACCATAATGGTAAGATTTGGGTGAAATGGAGTGAACAAGATAAAGGAACCACATTTAGAATTGAGTTGAAGCAATAA
- the gmk gene encoding guanylate kinase: MQEKLVIISAPSGAGKSTIVGNVLPELKDLEFSISATSRAPRGEEKHGKHYYFLSPDAFREAIKNEDFLEWEEVYPDQFYGSLKSEVTRLWGVDKAVIFDIDVVGALNLKKQFGDKSIAIFIEPPTFDVLEQRLRGRGTETEEKIQIRLGKAKEELSRANEFDYVVVNDDLEKATREVYDLVHDFLNN, encoded by the coding sequence ATGCAGGAAAAACTGGTGATTATATCAGCTCCGTCTGGGGCCGGAAAATCTACAATTGTTGGAAATGTATTACCCGAACTAAAGGATTTGGAATTTTCCATTTCTGCTACTTCTCGTGCACCACGAGGAGAAGAAAAGCATGGAAAACATTATTATTTCCTGTCTCCGGATGCTTTTAGAGAAGCAATAAAAAACGAAGACTTTTTAGAATGGGAGGAGGTTTATCCGGACCAATTCTATGGTTCGCTTAAAAGTGAGGTGACTCGACTTTGGGGAGTGGATAAAGCTGTTATTTTTGATATAGATGTGGTTGGTGCTTTAAACTTAAAAAAACAGTTTGGAGATAAGTCCATCGCGATTTTTATTGAGCCCCCAACATTTGATGTTTTAGAGCAAAGACTAAGAGGAAGAGGAACCGAAACGGAAGAAAAAATCCAGATTCGATTGGGTAAAGCGAAAGAGGAGTTGTCTCGGGCCAATGAGTTTGATTATGTGGTTGTGAATGACGATTTGGAGAAAGCCACACGAGAGGTATATGATTTGGTTCATGACTTTTTGAATAACTAG
- a CDS encoding Lrp/AsnC family transcriptional regulator encodes MATEYAIDAIDKKILDVLQENGRITNLHLSNLIGLSPAPTLERVRKLEKAKILKSYHAEVDAAKLGYDLNVTIQVTLARQIENAMQKFTSQIQQIDEIIECVQVTGDYDYLLRVIVKDVGGLDVLINQKLSHIEVIGQLKSNVILSTVKSSKKIPIG; translated from the coding sequence ATGGCAACTGAATATGCAATAGATGCAATTGACAAAAAGATTCTGGACGTGCTACAAGAAAACGGAAGGATCACAAATTTACATTTATCAAATCTGATTGGATTATCTCCGGCACCAACATTAGAGCGTGTACGAAAATTAGAAAAAGCGAAGATTTTAAAGAGCTATCATGCAGAGGTGGATGCAGCTAAGTTGGGTTATGATTTAAACGTAACCATTCAGGTAACTTTGGCACGCCAAATCGAGAATGCCATGCAAAAATTCACTTCTCAGATTCAACAAATTGATGAGATCATTGAGTGTGTTCAGGTTACAGGTGATTACGATTATCTATTGCGTGTGATTGTAAAAGATGTTGGGGGGTTGGATGTATTAATCAATCAGAAATTGAGTCACATTGAAGTGATTGGTCAATTAAAATCAAACGTTATTTTATCAACCGTTAAGAGCTCCAAGAAAATACCTATTGGGTAA